Proteins co-encoded in one Equus caballus isolate H_3958 breed thoroughbred chromosome 31, TB-T2T, whole genome shotgun sequence genomic window:
- the LOC111771387 gene encoding uncharacterized protein: MSRRPARWGRTPISRLLARWGLTPSLPSARALGSEGSDAPCPVGRRAGVGRPSPICPRAGIRGVGRTVSRWQARWGRTPSLPSARALASDAQSPVGPRWGRTPLVPSARALASDAPCPICPRAGVGRPVSVCSRAGVGRPMSRRPARWGLTPSLPSARALASDAPASSTASRKRTPLAIMLAQKRIPSVRLQRGPERHLNGRLVRS, encoded by the coding sequence ATGTCCCGTCGGCCCGCGCGCTGGGGTCGGACGCCCATTTCCCGTCTGCTCGCGCGCTGGGGTCTGACGCCCAGTCTCCCGTCGGCCCGCGCGCTGGGATCCGAGGGGTCGGACGCACCGTGTCCCGTTGGCCGGCGCGCTGGGGTCGGACGCCCGTCTCCCATCTGCCCGCGCGCTGGGATCCGAGGGGTCGGACGCACCGTGTCCCGTTGGCAGGCGCGCTGGGGTCGGACGCCCAGTCTCCCATCTGCCCGCGCGCTGGCGTCGGACGCCCAGTCTCCCGTCGGCCCGCGCTGGGGTCGGACGCCCCTTGTCCCGTCTGCCCGCGCGCTGGCGTCCGACGCCCCATGTCCCATCTGCCCGCGCGCTGGCGTCGGACGCCCAGTCTCCGTCTGCTCGCGCGCTGGGGTCGGACGCCCCATGTCCCGTCGGCCCGCGCGCTGGGGTCTGACGCCCAGTCTCCCGTCGGCCCGCGCGCTGGCGTCGGACGCCCCCGCGAGTTCCACAGCTTCGAGGAAGCGCACTCCGCTGGCCATCATGTTGGCTCAGAAGAGGATCCCAAGCGTCAGACTGCAACGCGGACCTGAACGACACCTGAATGGCCGCCTCGTGCGCTCCTGA